From the Porphyrobacter sp. CACIAM 03H1 genome, the window CTCGGTCGGGCCGGCGGGAGCGGCGGCCTCCTCGTGGCGGGCGAACTGGGCGGTCACCTTGTTCACGTAGCGAACCATCAGGAAGATGATGAAGGCGAGGATCAGGAAGTTGATCACCACCGACACGAAGGCGCCCAGCCCCAGCACATTCGCCCCCGCCTCGCGCGCGGCAGCAAGCGGCGTACCCGGCGCGACCTCGCCCGAGAGGACGATGTAGCGGTCCGAAAAGTCGATATTGCCGAAGAGCGCGCCGACCACCGGCATGATGATCTCGTCCGTCAGCGACTTGACGATGGCGCCGAAAGCCGCGCCGATGATCACCCCGACCGCCAGGTCCATGACATTGCCCTTGGCGATGAAAGCCCTGAATTCCGACAGCATCACGATCCCCTTTGCCATTGCCGTTAGGGATGTTCTGGCACCCGCACGCCGCTCTGCCAAGCGTGAGGGTGCTGTCAGTCCACCGCTTGAACGGGCAAAGTGGTGTGCTATATGCGCAATACAGATTGACCGCTGCCGGCATGCGACCGGCGCGCTTTCAGGAGGGATTGCCACATGACTCTCGCCACCACCCTGCGCGGCGCCTTCGCCGCCCTCGCCGCGCTGAGCCTTGCCGCCTGCGGGATCAACTCGGTCCCGACCGCCGAGGAGGAGGCCAAGGCCAAGTGGGCCGATGTCGAGGCGCAGTTTCAGCGCCGCGCCAACCTCATCCCCAACCTCGCCGAAGTGACCAAGGGCGCGGGCGAGAACGAGCGCACCATCCTGACCCAGGTGACCGAGGCCCGCGCCCGCGCGACCAGCATCAACGTCACTGCCGACGATCTCAACGACCCGGCCAAGATGGAGCAGTTCGCCGCCGCGCAGAGCCAGCTCGGCGCCGGGATCGGCCGCCTGCTCGCCAGCGTCGAGGCCTATCCGCAGGTCCAGTCGAACCAGAACTACCTCGCGCTGCAAAGCCAGCTCGAAGGCACCGAGAACCGCATCGCCGTCGCCATCCGCGACTACAACGAGGCGGTGCGCAAGTATAACACCACGATCCGCACCTTCCCGGATTCGATCGGCGCGAACATCATCCACGGTGCCGAGCCGATGGTGCCCTACAAGGCCGTGACCGAAGGCGCCGAGGCCGCGCCGACACTCGACATGACGTCGAACTGAGCGGCGTGCTCCGCTCGCTTGTCCTGTTGCTGGCGGCCGTAGCGGCGTGGCTTGCCGCGCCGCTCGCCGCGCAGCCGCAGTTCCCCGAACTGACGGGGCGCGTGGTCGACAATGCCGACCTGCTGACGCCCGAGGCCGAGGCGGCGCTGACGACCAAACTCGAAGCGCTGGAAACCCAGTCGCAGCGCCAGCTGGTCGTGGCGACCGTGCCGGACCTGCAAGGCTACGACATCTCCGATTACGGCTATCAGCTGGGCCGCGCTTGGGGCCTCGGCGATGCGGAGCGCAACGACGGCGCGCTGCTGCTGGTCGCCCCCAACGACCGCAAGGTGCGGATCGAGGTCGGTTATGGGCTGGAGGGCTATCTCACCGATGCCCTGTCCTCCCTGATCATCCAGAACCAGATCCTGCCGCGTTTCCGCGACGGTGATTTCCCCGGCGGAATCGAGGCAGGAACCGACGCGATCATTGCCCAGCTCCAGCTTTCGCCCGAGGAGGCCGCGAAGGTCGCCTCCGAGGCGGGCAAGGCGCGCGAGAGCGACGGCGGCTTCCCTGTCGGCGTGCTGATCTGGCTGGCCTTCATGTTCTTCTTCTTCATTCTGCCGCTGCTCGCCGGACGCGGGCGGCGCCGGCGCTACCGTTCGCGCGGGAAAGGCCCTTGGGGCAGCCGCGACCTCGGCGACACGGCGCGCGACATCATCCTGTGGGAAGTCGGCAGCGCGGTCGCGCGCGGCCTGCTCTCCGGCGGCGACAATGATGGCGGCGGTGGCTGGGGCGGAGGCGGCTTCGGCGGCGGCGGCGGTTTTTCCGGCGGTGGCGGCTCCTTCGGGGGCGGCGGCGCCTCGGGAGGGTGGTGAGACATGGCCTATCTTGACGATGCCGGCCGCGCACGTGTCGGCGCGGCGGTGACGGAGGCGGAGAGCGCCACCTCGGGCGAGATCGTCACGGTGCTCGCCGATGCCTCGGACGGCTACACCGATGTCGCCCTGCTGTGGGCGGTCGGCGCGGCCTTCACCGCCATGAGCGTCTTCGCCGCCCTCCCCCAGCCCTTCCTCGACCTGTGGGATCGCCTGATCGGCGGATGGGGCCACGAATGGACCACGGGCGAGCTCGCCAGCATGGTGATCGGGCTCGGGTTGGTGAAGTTCCTCGCCGTGCTGCTCGTGCAGCAGTGGCAGCCGCTCAAGTTCGCGCTGATCCCCGGCCCGACCAAGACGATCCGCGTCCACAATCAGGCAGTGCGCCAGTTCAAGGTCGGCGCGGAACGGCGCACCACCGGGCGCACCGGCGTGCTGATCTACCTCTCGATGCGCGAGCACCGGGCCGAGATCGTCGCCGACGAGAGCATCGCCGCCAAGGTCTCCGCCGAGGTGTGGGGCGAGGCGATGGGCGACATGCTCGCCCTGATCCGCAAGGGCCAAGTTGCCGAGGGGCTGGCGGTCGGCATCCGCGATGTCGGCTTCGTCCTCGCCGAGCATTTCCCGCGCGGCGCCGAGGACGTGAACGAGCTGCCCGACCGGCTGATCGAGGTTTAGCTCCCCTTCCCTATTGACCCGCCGCGCGAAGCTGTCGAAGGGCCGTCCTTCCCCAGCCGACGGAGCCCCCAATTGGAACGAGACCGCGACGCCGACCTTCCCGAAGAGGTGATGTGGGAAGGGCGCTTCATCACCGCCAAGAAGCGCGGCCGGTGGGAATATGTCGGCCGCGCGCGCGGCATCCGGGCGGCGGCGATCATCGCGCTCGACGAGGACCCGGACGGCACCCGCCATGTGATCCTCGTCAGCCAGTACCGCGTGCCGCTCGGCCGCTTCAGCCTTGAAATTCCCGCCGGCCTGATCGGCGATGACGAGGGCAAGGAAGGCGAGGATGCAACCCTCGCCGCCGCGCGAGAGCTCGAGGAGGAGACCGGCTACCGCGCCGGCAAGCTCGAAGTGCTGGGCGAGTTCTACTCCTCGCCCGGCATGGTCTCGGAATGCTTCACCCTGCTGAAGGCAACCGCGCTCGAACGGGTGAGCGCAGGCGGAGGGACCGAGGGCGAGAACATCCTCGTCCACCGCGTCGCCCTGCGCGATCTGGCGCGCTTCGTCGCCGAGTGGCGCAGGGCTGGCCATGCGGTCGATGTGCGGATAGCGATGCTTCTGACACCGGGATACTTGGGAGAGGAATAGAACATGGCAGGACGTGTGGCGGGCAAGCTCGCATTGGTGACCGGGGCTGCGCAGGGCCTCGGCCGGGCGCATTGCATCCGGCTGGCGCAGGAAGGCGCGCGGGTGCTGGCGACCGACATCAACGGCGCGGGCGCGGAGGAGACCGCGGCGATCGTCAACGCGGAAGTGGGCGAAGGCACCGCCTTCGGCATGGCCCATGACGTCACCGACCCCGCCCAGTGGGAAGCCGCGGTCGATGCCGCGCGCGAGAAGCTCGGCGGCCTCAACGTGCTGGTCAACAATGCCGGGATCGGCGTTCCCGGCAACATCGAGGCCTGCGATTTCGGCGACTGGCAGCGGTGCTTCGACATCAACGTCAACTCGATCTTCCACGGCTGCCAGAAGGCCCTGCCCCTGATGCGCGAGCACGCGCCGGGATCGATCATCAACATCTCCTCGATCGCGGGGCTGATCGCGAGCGACACCATGCCGGCCTACAACGCCTCGAAGGCGGCGGTGTGGATGCTGTCGAAGTCGATCGCGCTGCACTGCGCGAAGAAGGGGATGCAGATCCGCTGCAACTCGGTGCATCCCACCTTCGTCGACACCCCGATCCTTGACGGGACGGCCCGCGCCCATGCGCTCGACAAGGACGTGCTGATGGAAAAGCTCGCGCGACAGATCCCGCTGAAGTTCGTCGGCGAGCCCAACGACATCGCCAACGCGGTGGTCTACCTCGCCAGCGACGAGAGCCGCTTCATGACCGGCGCGGAGCTCAAGCTCGACGGCGGCATTTCGGCGATGTGATCGGCAAGAGCCAGACAAAAAGAAAGGGGCCCCGAAGGCCCCTTCCCGGTTTTCTCGATCAGGTGCAGCGGCCCGATAACCGGGAACCGCTTGTCTGGCGCTGCACTCAATCGGCGATCAGAGCGATCGCCAGGTAGATCAGGATGAAGCTGCCGAAGCCGAGCAGGGTGCCGGCGACGAAGCCGATCCGCACCAGCATGGCGTCGATCCCGAAGTGGTCGGCGATCCCTGCGCACACGCCGAAGATCTTGCCGTTGGTCTTGTCGAGGCGGAAGCCGCGGCTGGGCGGCTTGCCGCCGGAGTGACCGGTGATGTCGTTCATATGTCTCGTGTCCTTTGCGGGTTCGATCAGGCGGTCAGGCCGGGGGTGGCGGGAACGATCGCGTAGGCGAAGCTGGCGACGGTCAGGATGACAGCGAAGGCGGCCGAGGCGAAGCGGGCGGTCTGGTCGGGGGAGAACATGGTCAATGGTCCTTTGTCTTGGTCGGGTACTGAGGATCAGGCGACGAGGGTCGGGGTGGCGGGGATGATCGCGTAGGCGAAGACGGCGGCGGAAAGCACGACCGAGAAGGCGGCGGCGAAGAAGCGGTTGCTGGTTTCGATGGCGGTCATTGGAAGTCTCCTTTGGTGTTTCTTGTGATGTTTCCGGGACCATCCCGGGATGCCAGATACATTGCAGGAGGCGTGCCAAACTCGAAAAACGGCGGATTTCCGCCATTTCCATCCTTGCTCCAGGCAAACGCGCCGTTCAGCCAAACGAAAGCTTGGGAATTTTTCCCAAGCATTGGGATCGGCGATTTCGCCGCCTCGCGTCTGGCCAAATCTCACCCCTCCCGCTACCCCCGCCCGAGCCATGGGCCTCAGCCGCATCAGCCTCGAGAACTTCCGCAACCACGCCGCGACGAACCTCGGCGAGACCGCGCATTTCAATCTGCTCGTGGGCGAGAACGGCGCGGGAAAGACCAACCTGCTCGAGGCGCTCTCGCTGCTCGGTCCGGGGCGCGGGCTGCGGCGCGCGAACCTCGGCGATCTGGCGCGGCGCGCGATGCCGGGCGATGCGCCGCTCCCCTTCGCCATCGGCGCGAGCCTGACCGAGGCCGGCACCGTCTCCGCCCGCATCGGGACCTATACCGAGGCTGGCCAGCCGGCGCGGCGGCTGGTGCGGGTCAACGGCGCGCCCGCCAGCGCGTCGAGCCTTGCCGAATGGCTTGCGCTCTCGTGGCTGACCCCTGCGATGGACGGGTTGTTCACCGACAGCGCCGGGGCGCGGCGGCGCTTCATGGACCGCATGGCGCTCGCCCTCGCCCCCGATCATGCGCGCCGCGTCAATGCGCTCGAGGCGGCCTTGCGGGAGCGCGGCAAGCTCCTCGAGAACCGCGCCGATCCGCGCTGGCTCGATGCCGTCGAGGCGCAGGTCGCAGAGCACGGCGCATCCGTCGCCCGGGCCCGCGCCGAGCTTGTCCTGCGCCTGGCCGACGAGCTTTCCGCCCTCCCTCCGGAGCCCTTCGCGCGGCCTGCGCTCGCCTATCTGCCGGGAGGCCCCACTGACCAGACCGCCCTGCGCGCCGAACTCGCCCGCGCCCGCCCGCGCGACCGCGCCGCGGGGCGCGCCCTCACCGGCCCGCAGCGCGACGAGTTGCAGGTGAAGATGGCCTCCTCCGGCCAGCCCGCCGCATCCTGTTCGACCGGTGAGCAGAAGGCGATGCTGATCGCGATCACCCTCGCCCACGGCATCCTTGCCGCCGCCGGACGGCCCTCGGTGCTGCTCCTCGACGAGGTCGCCGCGCACCTTGACCCGGTGCGCCGGACCGAGCTTTTCAACCGGCTCCGGACCGGCAAGGCCCAGGTCTGGATGACCGGCACCGAACTTGCCCCCTTCGATCCGATCCGGGCCGAGGCAGCGGTCTGGCGGGTGGCGGGCGGAGGCGTGGAGCGGCTCTAGAGCGGGCGAAGTTTACAAAGTTGACACTGTAAACTTCACAATCCTACAGTAATTCCGCTGTAAAATCATGTTCTTGAAGCGCAAAACCGAAGTTGACACTTTGTTTTCGCTTTTTCGGCCCTTCCTTGGCTTCGCCGCTGCCTGACAATGGGAAAGAGCCGCGCTCCCCCCATAACGCCCCGGCTTCCAGTAGGAAATCGGCCGCAGCGACCGGCCTGCGCCCGCCTATTCGGCCGGCGGCAGGGCTTCCTGCACCTCACCGAGGGTCGATTCCACCAGCTTCTCGATCCCCTCGGCGGTCGGGTGGATGCGGTCGGACTGGAACAGCGCCGGATCGCGGTAGATGTCCTCCAGCCAGAAGGGGATCAGCGCCGCGCCGTATTCCTTCGCGAGATCGCGGTAGATCGCATCGAACTGGGCCTGGTACTCCGGCCCGTAATTCGGCGGCGCACGCATCCCCATCAGCAACACCGGCACCTTCTGCTTCTGCAGGATCGCCAGCATCTTGCCGAGGTTTTCGCGGGTCTGCTCGGGCGAGATGCCGCGCAGCAGGTCGTTGCCGCCCAATTCGAGGATGAACAGCGCCGGCGGCGTCTTCTGCGCGGCCAGCGTGAATTCCAGCCGGTTGAGCCCCGCCGCGCTGGTATCGCCCGAGACGCCCGCGTTCACCACGTCGGCATTGATCCCCTTCGCCCGCAGCGCCGCTTCGAGCTTCTCCGGATAGGCGTCACGCGGGTCGAGGCCGTAGCCTGCGAAAAGACTGTCCCCGAAGGCGATGATCACGCGCTCGGGCCCCATTACCGGCACGGCGGGCAGTTCGGGCCGGCCATCCTCGGCCAGCGGGGCGGCAGGCGCAGCCTCGTCTGCCCCCTCCCCGCACGCTGCCAGCGCCAGCGACACGGCGGCCAAGAGGGCAATATTCGACCAAGAGCGCTTGTGCATCTGCACACCTTCCATACCTGTAGCTTGTTGCAACCCATCACCTATGCCATCGGAACCCCGTGACAAGCCCCTCTCTCGCGATCAGCGCCCGCAACCTCACCCTCACCCTCGGCAGCACAGCTTCGCCGGTGACGATCCTGCGCGGGATCGATCTCGACATTCCGCGCGGGGAAGTGGTGGCGCTGCTCGGGCCATCGGGATCGGGCAAGAGCTCGCTAATGGCGGTGCTCTCCGGCCTCGAACGCGCCAGCGGCGGGAGCCTCGATGTCGCCGGCGCGGATTTCGCCGCGCTCGACGAGGACGGGCTGGCGGCCGCGCGGCGGGGACGGATCGGGATTGTGCTCCAGGCCTTCCACCTCCTGCCCACCATGACCGCCGCCGAGAACGTCGCCACCCCGATGGAACTCGCGGGCATGGCCGATGCTGCGCCCCGCGCGCTGGCGGAACTGGAAGCGGTCGGCCTCGGCCACCGCACCGGGCACTACCCCACCCAGCTTTCGGGCGGCGAGCAGCAGCGGGTCGCCATCGCCCGCGCCACCGCCCCGCGGCCCGACCTGATCTTCGCAGACGAGCCGACCGGCAATCTCGATGCCGCGACCGGCGAGGAGATCATCAAGCTGCTATTCGCCCGCCGCGCCGAGACCGGGGCGACGCTGCTGATCATCACCCATGACGCCGCCCTTGCTGCCCGCTGCGAGCGGGTTCTGACCATGGCGGACGGGGTGATCGTCTCCGACACCCGGGCGAAGGCCGCCGCATGAGCCTGCCGCTCGGCACGGCATGGCGCATCGCCCGGCGCGATCTCAACGCGCGCTTCCGTGGCCTGAGGCTGCTGCTGGTGTGCATCTTCCTCGGCACCGCCGCGCTCGCCGCGATCGGGACCCTGACCGCCGCGATCGAGCGCGAACTGGCGTCCAGTGGGCAGGAGCTGCTCGGCGGCGATCTCGAGGTCGAGGTGTGGCAGCGCGACCTCAGGCCCGAGGAAGTCGAGGCGCTCGGCGCATATGGCGAGGTCTCCAGCGGCTACCGGATGCAGGCGATGGCGAGCACGCCCGAGGCGGCGGCGCCCGTCGAGCTCAAGGCGGTCGATGCGAAATGGCCGTTGTTCGGCCGGCTGGAGCTGGCCGACGGGCGCCGCGTCGGCGCGCCTTCGGGCAATGACGCCTACCTCGCCGCGACCGCGCTCGAACGGCTCGGCATCGCGGTGGGCGACAGCTTCCGGGTCGGGACCCTCACCCTGCAGGTCGCCGGAGTGATCGCGGATGAGCCCGACCGCCTGTCCGAAGGCTTCCAGCTCGGCCCGACGATCATCACCGCGCAAGACATTCCCGCCCGCGCCGGCCTGCTGCAACCGGGCGCGCTCTACCAGAGCAAGCACCGCGTCGCCTTCGCCGATGCAGGGCGCGATCCGGAGGTGGTCGAGGACGCGCTGACCAAGCAGTTTCCGACCGCCGGGTTCGACATCCGCACGCGCGACCGCGCCTCGCCCGGCGCGGACCGCTTCGTGCGGCAGATGAGCGACTTCCTGACGCTGGTGGGCCTCGCCGCGCTGGTGATCGCGGGGATCGGCATCGCGGGCGGCGTCTCCTCCTATCTCGACCAGCGCCGTGCGAGCATCGCGACGCTGAAGGTGCTGGGCGCGACCTCCTCCGACATCGTGCGCATCTATGCCATGCAGATCGGCGTGGCGGCGCTGGCCGGGAGCCTTGCCGGGCTGGCGGCGGGCGTGGCGGTGACGCCGCTGCTGGCGGGGGCCTTGCAGGGCCTGCTGCCGGTCGAGAGCGGGTTCATCGTCTCGCCCCCCGCCCTGCTTCTGGCGGCGAGCTACGGTCTGCTGGTCGCCTTCGCCTTCGCCGCCGCGCCCCTGCTGCGCGCGCGGACCTTTCCGGCGATGGCGCTGATGCGATCGGGGATCGTGCCGCTGGCGCGAGACCGGCGCGCGCTGCTGGCGACGGCGCTCGGCCTTGCGGCGATCTGCGCGCTGGCGCTGGCGACGACCGCGCAGCCGATGCTCTCGGGCGGGTTCCTGCTCGGCGCAGGCGGCGCGCTGGTGCTGCTGGCGGGCATCGGCTGGGGCATTCAGGCCCTCGCCCGCCGCCTGCCGCGTCCGGCCAATCCGCTGCTCAGGAGCGCCATCGCCAACATCCACCGCCCCGGCGCGCCCACGGGGGCGCTGGTGACGGCGCTGGGCTTCGGCCTTGCCGCCTTCGTGCTGCTGGCGGCGGTGCAGAGCGCGATCGACGGCAATATCCAGAGCCGCGTGCCGCAAGAGGCCCCCGATTACTTCGTGCTCGACGTGCCCCCCGCCAAGGAGCCGCGCTTCTTCCAACTGGTGCAGGGCGAATTCCCCAAGGCCGGGATCCGCACCGTGCCGACGATGCGCGGCGCGGTGCTCGCCTATGGGCCCAAGGACAAGATGGTGCGCGTCGCCGACCTCAAGGAGATCCCCGAAGGCGCATGGGCGCTGCGCGGCGAGCGCGGGCTGACCTATGCCGACACCCTGCCCCAGGGCAACCGCGTGGTGGCGGGGGAATGGTGGAGCCCCTTCCACAAGGGCGAGCCGCTGGTCTCGGTCGATGCCGATTTCGCCCGCGCGGTGGGCCTGAAGCCCGGCGACTACCTTACCATCGGCATTCTCGGCGTGGAGCGCACCGCGCGCGTCGCCAACCTGCGCGAGATCGACTGGGAGAGCATGGGCTTCAATTTCGCGCTGGTCTTCAGCCGCAACGCGATCGCCGATGCACCGCACAACCTCTCGGCGACCATCGACCTACCCGAGGGCGCCGACAGCGCCGCAAGGGGCCGGTTGCTGCGCGCGATGGTGAAGGAGATGCCCTCGTCCTCGGTGATCGAGGTGGGCGGCATTTTGGTCGAGGCGCGGAAGCTCCTCCAGCAGGTCAGCCTCGCCACGCTGGCGGCGGCGGCGGTGACGGTGCTGGCGGGGCTTGCGGTGCTGATGGGCGCGATCGCGGCGGCGCGGGCGGCGCGGACCTATGACACGGTGATGCTGCGCGTGCTGGGCGCGAGCCGGCGGCAGGTGCTGCTGCTCCAGCTGGCCGAATACGGGCTGATTGCAGGGATCCTCGCGCTGGTGGCGCTGGCACTCGGCGGGGGTCTGGCCTGGGTGGTGATCACCCAGCTGTTCGAATTCGACTGGCTGCCCGACTGGGGCGAGGTTCTCGCCGTGCTCGGTCTCGGGGTGGCGCTGGTGCTGGCCTTCGCGCTCGGCGGCTCGCTGCCGCTGCTGCGGGCCAAGCCGGCGCGCGCCCTGCGGGAACTCTAGGCGAAGACCTCCTCGAGCGCCTCGGCCCCGCCGCCTGTCACCTCGCTGTGCAGCGCCGCATTGAAAGCTGCCGCGAAGATGGTGACGAGGATGAACAGGAGCACGATCAGCAGCACGCCTAGAAGAACCACGCCCTCCGAGGCGACAGCACCTTGCCCGCCGTCCGGCAGCGCGCTGAAAACGAGCACGAAGGGCAGGCCAAGCCCCACCGCCATCAGCGCCGTCAAGGCGATCATCGCGAGCAGGATGGAAAGCACCTTGCCGCGCGTCAGCACCCATGAGCGGCGCAGCGCGGCGAGCGGGTTGTACACCTGGTCGACCGCCACGACCGGCACAAGCACCGAAAAGCGGCAGGCGAGGTAGATCGCCACCGGCAGCAGCACGAGACCGATCACCGTGCCCGCGGCCGAGCTTTCCCCGCTCTCGCTGCCGCCGGTCGCCGTCTCTACCGCCACGGCGAGGGCGACATAGGCGGCCGTCGCCAGCACCGCGACGACGAAGAACGGCAGGGCACTGCGGAAGCCGCGCGCCATTGCCGGGCCGAAGGCCGGCTCCTCCAGCGGCGAGGCGAGCGTGACCATCGCCGCCTGCTGCGCCAGCACCAGCACCAGATAGGCGCCGTAGAACAGCACCACCATCGCCAGCATCCCGATCCCCATGCCGGCGATCGCCGTGGTGTCCTCGAGCCCCTCGAGGCTCTCCATGCCCGACAGGCTCATCATCACAATCCCGACGCCCAGCGCGATCGAGCCCGCGATCTGGATCGCGAAGAACACCGCCCACATCCCCGCCAGCTTCCAGAACCGCTGCCGCAGCATGGCGAAACTCGTCGCAAACACGCGTCCGATCTGCATTGTGCGAAACCCCTTGCGGCCATCCCCGTGCCGCCAGGTCAGGAATGCACCGGCCAAGCCCTTGGCGCAAACACAAAAAAGCCCCGCACCTTGCCGGTGCGGGGCCTTTTTCTTGCCGGAGGGCCGAAGCCCTCCCGCGATCAGAAGCGGAAGCGCACGAGACCGCCATAGGTGCGCGGCTGGTTCGGATAGCCCGAAACCGTGCCGGCCTGCGCGACGCCGTCGAACACCGTGATGATGAACTGGTCGTCGAGAAGGTTGCGCGCCCACAGGCCGACTTCCAGCCCGTTCTCCATCTGGAAGATCATCGAGGCGTTGACCAGGTTGGTCTCGCGCTGGAAGATCCGCGGGTCGCGGCGGGCGTTAACCGGGCCGTTGAAGGTCGGCAAGCCGTTGTTGATCGCGACGTTGCTTTCATGGGCATAGTCGATGCGGCTGATCAGCTTGTTGCCGCTGCTGCCGAATTCGAGCGTGTGGGTCGCCGAGGTGGCAAGGCTCCACGAAGGGATGCCGCCCGGACGGAAGCCGGTCAGGTCGCCCACCGGGCTTGCGGTGAAGCTGTCGAAGTTCGGATCGAGGTGGGTCGCCGCGAAGGTGAACACCAGGCTGTCGCTCGGACGGACCGTGGCGTCGAATTCGAAGCCGCGCACCGACTGCTGACCGGCATTGTTCAGCTGGAAGCCGGTGCCGGTGAACAGGAAGCTCTGGAAGCCCTGGATGGTCTGGTCGAACAGCGCGAGGTTGAAGCCGAAGCCCGGCCACTGCGCCTTCATGCCCAGTTCGTAGACTTCCGCCTCTTCCGGCCCGGCAAAGCGCGAACCGGTGGTGAGGTTGGGAACCGCGAGACCCGCGTTGGTCACCGGCGAGGCCGGTGCGGCGAAGGTCGAACGGCCCGGACCGGGAATGAAGTCGCCGAACACCGGACGGCTGTCACGCGAGAGGTTGATCGAGCTCGCCTTGAAGCCGGTCGCGTAGCTCGCGTAGATGTTGACCTCGTTCGAGACCTGATAGGCGGCGCGCAGCAGGTAGGTGAACTGGTCGTCCTGCGTGCGGCCCGGCTCCACCGAGTTGGGGACGTTGAGGAACGGCGGCTGGAACTGGAACGGCGTCAGCCCGAGGAAGGGGTTGGTCGCCGGGTTGGTCGCCACCGCCAGCAGCGCCTGCTGGTTGGCCGCCGGAAGCGCCTGGAACTGCGCCCGGTTACGCACCGCACCGCCGCTCGCCAAGGTGATGAAGGCATCGACGAGGTTGGTGCTCGACAGCTCGTCGAAAGCCTGCTGCGACAGCGCGAAGTCCTTGCGGTCGTCGGTGTAGTTGAAGCCGGCGGTGAAGACGAGGCCATCGACCGGTTCGAAGTCCACGGTGCCGAACACCGACCACGCCTTGTTGTCCATCGCGAACTGTTCGGCGGTCAGCGGTCCGGCGCTGAAGATCGCGCCCTGCGGCAGGCCGAGCGCGGCCTCGACCCCGTTGAACACGGTGGGGTTGCCGGTCAGCAGGCTGAAGAACCGACGGGCGTCCGCGCCGGTGGTGAGGCGGCTGTCCTGGGTGATCGACTCGTCGAAGTAGAAGCCGCCCAGCAGGAAGTTGATCGGGCCATCGAAGTCCGAGGCCAGACGCAGTTCCTGCGTGAAGGTATCGACCTTCTGGTCACGCACTTCGGTCACCACGTTGGCGCTGGTGAAGTCGACGTCCTGATCGAGGAAGTTCTTCAGTTCGCGGTAGGCGGTGATCGAGGTGAAGGTCAGGTTGCCCACGTTCCAGTCGGCCTGGATCGAGCCGCCGTAGTTGTCGACGGTGTTGCGCGGGACCTGGCTGAGGAAGGTGTTGTAGCTGAAGAAGTCGGTGTCGAGCGCGCCGCCGACGGCGCGGATCGCGCCCGCCGTCGGGCCGGCGACCAGGGTCGAGACCTGGCAGCACACCTCGTCGATTGCCGAATAGTCGGCGATGGCGCGGATCTTGAAGTCGGGGGTCGGCTCGATCAGCAGCTGGCCGCGGGCCGACCAGCGGTTGCGGTCCGACAGTTCCTCGTCGAGGTTGACGATCGTGGCATAGCCGTCACGCCGGTTGTAGCTGCCGTCGAGCGCGAAGGCGATGTTCTCGCTGATCGGGCCGGTCACCTCGCCGCGCAGGACGAAGGCGTTGTAGTTGCCGTAGCTCGCTTCGACGAGGCCGCCGAATTCGTACTGCGGCTCCTTGGTGACGACCGAGATCACGCCCGCCGACGCGTTCTTGCCGAACAGGGTCGATTGCGGCCCGTTCAGCACTTCGATGCGCTGGACCATGTTGAGGTCGGACAGGGCCGCGGCCGAGCGCGAGCGGAACACGCCGTCGATGAACACGCCGACCGAAGGCTCGATCCCGAAGTTGTTGTCGCCATTGCCGAAGCCG encodes:
- a CDS encoding TonB-dependent receptor, with amino-acid sequence MRSTFTGTAGAYRFTLLAGAASFALAMPGVALAQDGEPEVEAPESSNVIIVTASKREQTLQETPISVSVTSGEVLEQAQIRDVLDLQTVTPSLRVSQLQSASATTFIIRGFGNGDNNFGIEPSVGVFIDGVFRSRSAAALSDLNMVQRIEVLNGPQSTLFGKNASAGVISVVTKEPQYEFGGLVEASYGNYNAFVLRGEVTGPISENIAFALDGSYNRRDGYATIVNLDEELSDRNRWSARGQLLIEPTPDFKIRAIADYSAIDEVCCQVSTLVAGPTAGAIRAVGGALDTDFFSYNTFLSQVPRNTVDNYGGSIQADWNVGNLTFTSITAYRELKNFLDQDVDFTSANVVTEVRDQKVDTFTQELRLASDFDGPINFLLGGFYFDESITQDSRLTTGADARRFFSLLTGNPTVFNGVEAALGLPQGAIFSAGPLTAEQFAMDNKAWSVFGTVDFEPVDGLVFTAGFNYTDDRKDFALSQQAFDELSSTNLVDAFITLASGGAVRNRAQFQALPAANQQALLAVATNPATNPFLGLTPFQFQPPFLNVPNSVEPGRTQDDQFTYLLRAAYQVSNEVNIYASYATGFKASSINLSRDSRPVFGDFIPGPGRSTFAAPASPVTNAGLAVPNLTTGSRFAGPEEAEVYELGMKAQWPGFGFNLALFDQTIQGFQSFLFTGTGFQLNNAGQQSVRGFEFDATVRPSDSLVFTFAATHLDPNFDSFTASPVGDLTGFRPGGIPSWSLATSATHTLEFGSSGNKLISRIDYAHESNVAINNGLPTFNGPVNARRDPRIFQRETNLVNASMIFQMENGLEVGLWARNLLDDQFIITVFDGVAQAGTVSGYPNQPRTYGGLVRFRF